Proteins encoded by one window of Streptococcus sanguinis:
- a CDS encoding Xaa-Pro dipeptidyl-peptidase, producing MRFNQYSYAKTKRENMLIELAELGFFYDSNRSDKENLEDFLRTSFFTYKNTDYPLKSWAADSQTDLLSFFQSDRELTASVFYTVAFQLLEFSPFIDFTDFEAFRKETGFPITFGDLLENLYQLLNTRTKNGNLLVDKLVSEGLIPEDNTHHYFNGKSLATFSSHDAIREVVYVESRVDTDRDGRPDLIKVSIIRPRYQGPVPAVMTASPYHQGTNDPASDKALHDMNVDLAKKEPHQITVQDPELKLLQLDSPVPAQEVSETEEKLGHIGTYTLNDYLLPRGFANLYVSGVGTKDSEGLMTSGDYQQIEAYKNVIDWLNGRCRAFTDHTRQREIKATWSNGKVATTGISYLGTMSNGLATTGVDGLEVIIAEAGISSWYNYYRENGLVTSPGGYPGEDFESLTELTYSRNLRAGDYLRHNDAYQQSLEQQRKDLDRQTGDYNQFWHDRNYLLHADKVKTEVVFTHGSQDWNVKPLHVYNMFRALPPHIKKHLFFHNGAHVYMNNWQSIDFRESINALLSKKLLGCESDFELPAVIWQDNSQAQSWLTLEDFGGQEQNLHLQLGQDCQSIQNQYPEEDYNRFAKNYQSFKTELFEGKVNQITLDWTLEKDLFLNGATQLNLLLKSSTDKGLISAQLLDFGPAKRLTPIPTPLEPRVMDNGRYYMLDNLVELPHTETPHRVITKGFINLQNRTNLLTVEEVTPDQWLEFSFELQPTIYKMKKGDQLRLVLYTTDFEHTVRDKTDYQLTVDLEQSSLDLPTMTSH from the coding sequence ATGCGTTTTAATCAGTATAGTTATGCAAAAACGAAACGGGAAAATATGTTGATAGAATTAGCTGAATTAGGCTTTTTTTATGACAGCAATCGCTCTGATAAGGAAAATCTTGAAGATTTTCTCCGCACCAGCTTTTTCACTTATAAAAATACAGATTATCCCTTGAAATCCTGGGCTGCTGACAGCCAAACAGACCTGCTGAGCTTTTTCCAGTCTGACAGAGAACTGACAGCGTCTGTCTTTTACACTGTGGCCTTTCAGCTGCTTGAGTTCTCGCCCTTTATTGATTTTACAGATTTTGAGGCCTTTCGCAAAGAAACAGGCTTTCCAATTACATTTGGAGACTTGTTGGAAAATCTCTACCAGCTGCTCAACACTCGGACAAAAAATGGCAACCTCTTAGTTGATAAGCTAGTCAGCGAGGGGTTGATTCCTGAGGACAATACCCACCACTACTTCAATGGTAAGAGCCTGGCAACCTTTTCCAGCCATGATGCTATCCGAGAGGTAGTTTACGTGGAATCACGCGTGGATACTGATCGAGACGGTCGTCCGGATCTCATCAAGGTCAGCATCATCCGTCCCCGTTATCAAGGACCAGTTCCTGCTGTCATGACTGCCTCTCCTTATCATCAAGGAACCAATGATCCCGCCAGCGACAAGGCTCTACATGATATGAATGTGGACTTAGCAAAAAAAGAACCCCATCAAATCACGGTACAAGATCCTGAACTTAAATTGCTCCAGCTGGATTCACCAGTTCCTGCCCAAGAAGTATCTGAAACCGAGGAAAAATTAGGTCATATCGGCACCTACACGCTCAATGATTACTTGCTGCCCCGCGGTTTTGCCAATCTATATGTGTCTGGCGTGGGAACCAAAGACTCTGAAGGACTGATGACCAGCGGAGACTATCAGCAGATCGAAGCCTATAAGAACGTTATTGACTGGCTCAACGGCCGTTGCCGAGCCTTCACCGACCACACCCGCCAACGGGAAATCAAGGCCACCTGGTCCAACGGAAAAGTGGCTACGACCGGTATCTCCTATCTAGGCACCATGTCCAACGGGCTGGCAACGACTGGCGTAGACGGGCTGGAAGTCATTATCGCCGAAGCTGGGATTTCTTCTTGGTACAACTACTACCGCGAAAACGGCCTTGTCACAAGCCCTGGCGGCTATCCCGGAGAGGATTTTGAATCCCTGACCGAACTGACCTATTCCCGCAACCTGAGGGCTGGTGACTATCTACGTCATAATGACGCTTATCAGCAAAGCTTAGAGCAACAGCGTAAAGACTTAGACCGGCAAACCGGAGATTACAATCAATTTTGGCATGACCGCAACTACCTGCTCCATGCAGATAAGGTCAAGACCGAAGTCGTCTTCACCCACGGCTCTCAAGACTGGAATGTCAAGCCTCTCCATGTCTATAATATGTTTCGGGCCTTACCGCCCCACATCAAAAAGCATCTTTTCTTCCATAACGGTGCCCATGTTTACATGAACAACTGGCAGTCCATCGACTTCCGTGAGTCTATCAATGCTCTGCTGAGCAAGAAACTGCTGGGTTGTGAATCAGACTTTGAACTGCCAGCAGTCATCTGGCAGGACAATAGCCAAGCTCAAAGCTGGCTGACCTTGGAAGACTTCGGTGGACAAGAGCAGAACCTTCATCTCCAACTAGGCCAAGACTGCCAATCTATCCAAAATCAATATCCAGAAGAAGACTATAATCGTTTTGCCAAAAACTACCAAAGCTTTAAAACTGAACTTTTTGAAGGTAAGGTCAACCAGATTACTCTGGACTGGACCTTGGAAAAGGACCTCTTTCTCAACGGAGCGACCCAGCTCAATCTTCTACTCAAATCCAGCACCGATAAAGGATTGATTTCTGCTCAATTACTGGACTTTGGACCAGCTAAACGCCTCACACCGATTCCGACACCGCTTGAGCCTAGAGTCATGGACAACGGCCGCTACTATATGCTGGACAATCTGGTTGAACTGCCCCATACTGAAACGCCTCATCGCGTCATCACCAAAGGCTTCATCAACCTGCAAAACCGGACTAACCTACTGACTGTTGAAGAAGTCACTCCTGACCAATGGCTGGAATTTTCCTTTGAACTGCAACCAACTATCTATAAGATGAAAAAAGGCGACCAACTGCGCCTCGTACTTTACACTACAGACTTTGAGCATACCGTCCGTGATAAGACTGACTATCAGCTGACAGTAGATTTGGAGCAATCTAGTCTGGATTTGCCAACAATGACATCACATTAA
- the mvaD gene encoding diphosphomevalonate decarboxylase: MDRKPVSVKSYANIAIVKYWGKKDAEKMIPSTSSISLTLENMYTETQLSPLPDSATGDEFYIDGQLQSPAEHAKISKIIDRFRSPEDGFVRVDTSNNMPTAAGLSSSSSGLSALVKACNSYFQTGYQTEELAQLAKFASGSSARSFFGPLAAWDKDSGAIYPVKTDLKLAMIMLVLHDEKKPISSRDGMELCAKTSTIFPDWIAQSALDYQAMLGYLRDNNFAKVGQLTEENALRMHATTEKAYPPFSYLTEESYQAMDAVRKLRDQGERCYFTMDAGPNVKVLCLEEDLAHLVAIFEKDYRLIVSKTKDLSDED; encoded by the coding sequence ATGGATCGAAAGCCTGTAAGTGTCAAATCCTATGCCAATATTGCAATTGTCAAATATTGGGGGAAGAAAGATGCAGAAAAGATGATTCCGTCTACCAGCAGTATCTCGCTGACACTGGAAAATATGTATACTGAGACCCAGCTGAGTCCTTTGCCGGATTCAGCGACTGGAGATGAGTTTTATATTGACGGTCAGCTGCAAAGCCCGGCAGAACATGCCAAAATCAGTAAGATAATTGACCGTTTTCGTTCTCCAGAAGATGGTTTTGTCCGCGTTGATACCAGCAATAATATGCCGACAGCAGCGGGCCTGTCTTCCAGCTCCAGCGGTCTGTCAGCCCTAGTCAAGGCCTGCAATTCCTATTTTCAGACAGGCTATCAGACGGAAGAACTGGCTCAGCTGGCCAAGTTTGCTTCAGGGTCATCAGCTCGGTCTTTCTTTGGTCCGCTAGCGGCCTGGGATAAGGACAGTGGGGCCATTTATCCAGTCAAGACGGATTTGAAGCTAGCCATGATTATGTTGGTTCTGCACGATGAGAAAAAGCCCATTTCCAGCCGTGACGGTATGGAGCTCTGTGCTAAAACTTCCACCATTTTCCCAGATTGGATTGCCCAGTCTGCCTTGGATTATCAGGCTATGCTAGGCTATTTACGAGACAATAATTTTGCCAAGGTGGGTCAGCTGACGGAAGAAAATGCTCTCCGGATGCATGCCACGACAGAGAAAGCTTATCCGCCGTTTTCTTATCTGACAGAGGAGTCTTACCAAGCTATGGATGCTGTCAGAAAGCTGCGGGACCAGGGCGAGCGTTGCTACTTTACCATGGATGCGGGGCCAAATGTCAAGGTGCTCTGCTTGGAGGAAGACCTAGCCCATCTGGTGGCTATTTTTGAGAAGGACTACCGGCTTATCGTCTCCAAAACAAAGGACTTGTCAGATGAAGACTAG
- the mvk gene encoding mevalonate kinase yields the protein MTKKIGVGKAHSKIILMGEHSVVYGYPAISLPLNRIEVTCQVFPSERAWTLYAEDTLSMAVFACLEHLGRQGAKIRCQVESMVPEKRGMGSSAAVSIAAIRAVFDYFEEELDDQTLEILANRAEMIAHMNPSGLDAKTCLSDVAIKFIRNFGFSEIELDLDAFLVIADTGIHGHTREAIRAVESQGQKALPLLQELGNLTKILEKAISIKDLMTMGQAMTKAHEKLAKLGVSCQKADELVAAALENGALGAKMSGGGLGGCVIALVGERSQAEALAALLREKGAINTWIESL from the coding sequence ATGACAAAAAAAATCGGTGTCGGCAAGGCACACAGTAAAATTATTTTAATGGGAGAGCATTCGGTGGTCTATGGCTATCCGGCTATTTCCCTGCCTCTTAATCGTATCGAAGTGACCTGTCAGGTCTTTCCGTCTGAGCGGGCCTGGACCCTCTACGCTGAAGATACGCTGTCCATGGCTGTTTTTGCCTGTCTAGAACATCTAGGCAGGCAGGGAGCTAAGATTCGCTGTCAGGTGGAGTCCATGGTCCCTGAGAAGAGAGGGATGGGCTCTTCAGCCGCGGTCAGTATTGCGGCCATTCGGGCGGTCTTTGACTACTTTGAGGAAGAACTGGATGACCAGACACTGGAGATTCTAGCCAATCGGGCAGAGATGATTGCCCATATGAATCCCAGCGGGCTTGATGCCAAGACCTGCCTTAGCGATGTAGCTATTAAGTTTATCCGCAATTTCGGTTTCAGTGAAATAGAGCTGGATCTGGATGCCTTTTTAGTCATTGCAGATACGGGCATTCACGGTCATACCCGCGAAGCCATCCGTGCTGTAGAAAGTCAGGGCCAAAAGGCTCTGCCTTTGCTGCAGGAATTGGGGAATTTAACGAAAATCCTTGAGAAGGCTATTTCTATCAAGGACCTGATGACAATGGGACAAGCTATGACCAAGGCTCATGAGAAGCTAGCCAAGCTAGGGGTTTCTTGCCAGAAAGCAGATGAGCTGGTAGCGGCAGCTCTTGAAAATGGAGCTTTGGGAGCTAAGATGAGCGGCGGCGGTCTGGGTGGCTGTGTCATTGCTCTTGTAGGAGAAAGAAGTCAGGCGGAGGCCTTAGCCGCCTTATTGAGAGAGAAAGGGGCCATTAACACATGGATCGAAAGCCTGTAA
- a CDS encoding CppA N-terminal domain-containing protein, with translation MSANHIIRIIPVLKINNRHLNQEFFVNQLGMKALLEEAAFLSLGDQTKTEKLQLEESPSMRSRRVKGPKKLARILVKVADAKEIESLLAQKPAWTKLYQGEKGYAFEALSPEGDLVLLHAEENRASLQEVAEAPVFEKQEDFIGLSQFEIETVEIRVPDANAAQEFYSKIENALDFLTFTEAEGQDLQTDSALTWDLTMLKAQVNRLETAALRPVFEGRKIFVPKSDKFLLSQDSSKIELWFEA, from the coding sequence ATGAGCGCGAATCATATTATTAGAATTATCCCTGTATTAAAGATCAATAATCGTCATTTAAATCAAGAGTTTTTTGTAAATCAGCTGGGCATGAAGGCCCTTTTAGAGGAAGCTGCTTTTCTGTCCTTGGGAGATCAGACCAAGACTGAGAAACTGCAGCTGGAAGAATCACCCAGCATGCGGTCTCGGCGAGTCAAAGGTCCTAAAAAATTAGCCAGAATCCTTGTCAAGGTTGCAGATGCTAAAGAAATCGAGTCTCTATTGGCTCAAAAGCCTGCTTGGACAAAGCTGTATCAAGGAGAGAAAGGCTATGCTTTTGAAGCCCTGTCGCCAGAAGGAGACCTAGTTCTCCTGCATGCAGAAGAGAATAGAGCAAGTCTGCAAGAAGTGGCGGAGGCTCCTGTCTTTGAAAAGCAAGAGGACTTCATCGGTCTTAGCCAATTTGAGATAGAGACGGTAGAAATTCGTGTGCCCGATGCCAATGCAGCCCAAGAATTTTACAGCAAGATTGAAAATGCGCTGGATTTTCTGACCTTTACAGAAGCAGAGGGTCAAGACTTGCAGACTGACAGTGCCCTAACTTGGGACTTGACCATGCTCAAAGCTCAGGTCAATCGTTTAGAAACCGCTGCGCTGCGTCCTGTCTTTGAAGGACGCAAGATCTTTGTACCCAAGTCAGATAAGTTCTTGCTGAGTCAGGATTCTAGCAAGATTGAATTGTGGTTTGAAGCATGA
- the gla gene encoding aquaglyceroporin Gla produces the protein MDFEWVVKYATEFLGTAILIVLGNGAVANVELKGTKGHQSGWLVIAVGYGMGVMIPALMFGNVSGNHINPAFTLGLAVSGYFPWAQVAPYIAAQLLGAIFGQALVVATHRPYYLKTENPNNILGTFSTISSLDHGTPESRKAALFNGFINEFVGSFVLFFAAMGLTKNFFGAELLSKAEATINSQAAQMAAQGTSVPKEQIAAAISQAKDQVAPFQVGSLSVAHLALGFLVMALVTSLGGPTGPGLNPARDLGPRILHFILPESVLGKHKGDSKWWYSWVPVVAPILAGITAVLLFKTIYG, from the coding sequence ATGGATTTCGAATGGGTCGTTAAATACGCCACAGAATTTTTAGGAACAGCTATCCTCATTGTCTTGGGGAACGGAGCTGTTGCCAACGTTGAATTAAAAGGAACTAAGGGACATCAGAGCGGTTGGTTAGTCATCGCTGTCGGTTACGGTATGGGGGTTATGATTCCAGCTTTGATGTTTGGTAATGTGTCCGGTAACCATATCAACCCTGCCTTTACTTTGGGACTTGCTGTCAGCGGTTATTTCCCTTGGGCACAGGTTGCACCATACATTGCAGCGCAGCTTTTAGGAGCTATTTTCGGACAGGCCTTGGTCGTTGCGACCCACCGTCCTTACTATCTGAAAACAGAAAATCCTAACAATATCTTAGGTACTTTCTCTACTATTTCTAGCCTAGACCATGGCACACCTGAATCACGTAAAGCTGCCTTGTTTAATGGTTTTATCAATGAATTTGTTGGTTCTTTTGTTCTTTTCTTTGCTGCTATGGGCTTGACCAAGAACTTCTTTGGAGCAGAATTGTTGAGCAAAGCTGAAGCAACTATCAATTCGCAAGCTGCTCAGATGGCAGCACAAGGGACTTCAGTTCCTAAAGAACAGATTGCTGCTGCAATATCTCAGGCTAAAGATCAAGTTGCACCATTCCAAGTTGGTAGCCTTTCAGTCGCTCACTTGGCACTTGGTTTCTTGGTAATGGCTTTGGTAACCTCTCTGGGAGGCCCTACTGGACCTGGGCTGAACCCAGCTCGTGACCTCGGACCTCGTATCCTCCACTTCATCCTGCCAGAATCTGTTTTGGGCAAACACAAGGGTGATTCAAAATGGTGGTATTCTTGGGTTCCAGTTGTGGCACCGATTCTTGCAGGTATCACAGCTGTCCTCTTGTTTAAAACAATCTACGGATAA
- a CDS encoding phosphomevalonate kinase produces MKTSARVQTCGKLYLAGEYAVLTTGQPSIIKAIPIYMMGEIQAAPAYRLTSDMFNHSANLEPDPDYALIQETVAVMNDYLQVLGYQLQPFSLKISGKMERDGKKFGIGSSGSVVILTIKAMAALYELDLEPELLFKLASYVLLKRGDNGSMGDLACIAFEDLIYYRSFDRELVRKRMGKVYLQQLLAEDWGFEIRSIKPCLAMDFLVGWTKQPAISKDLVNQVKSAISESFLTGSRTQVDALEKALLAGDKLAIQSSMEKASQLLETLSPAIYTDRLKVLKEAAEGLNCVAKSSGAGGGDCGIALSFDVASSNQLIQAWQEAGIELLYRERMGHDEPES; encoded by the coding sequence ATGAAGACTAGTGCAAGAGTTCAAACCTGCGGCAAGCTTTATCTGGCGGGTGAATATGCAGTGCTGACGACCGGTCAGCCGTCCATTATCAAGGCCATTCCTATCTATATGATGGGAGAAATACAGGCAGCGCCTGCCTATCGCTTGACATCAGATATGTTTAATCATAGTGCTAACCTAGAGCCAGACCCTGATTATGCCTTGATTCAGGAGACAGTAGCAGTTATGAATGATTATTTGCAGGTCTTAGGCTACCAACTTCAGCCTTTTTCTCTGAAGATTAGTGGCAAGATGGAAAGGGACGGCAAGAAGTTCGGGATTGGCTCCAGCGGTAGTGTTGTTATTCTGACCATTAAGGCCATGGCAGCACTTTATGAGCTAGACTTAGAGCCAGAACTACTCTTTAAGCTGGCTTCTTACGTTCTCCTCAAGCGCGGAGACAATGGCTCCATGGGAGATCTAGCCTGCATTGCTTTTGAAGACCTGATTTACTACCGGTCTTTTGATAGAGAGCTGGTCCGCAAGCGTATGGGCAAAGTTTATTTACAGCAATTACTAGCAGAGGATTGGGGTTTTGAAATTCGCAGTATTAAGCCTTGCTTAGCCATGGATTTTCTAGTTGGCTGGACCAAGCAGCCGGCTATCTCTAAGGACCTAGTCAATCAGGTCAAGTCAGCTATTTCAGAGTCCTTTTTGACAGGCAGTAGGACGCAGGTTGATGCCTTGGAGAAGGCTTTATTAGCAGGAGATAAGCTTGCTATTCAGTCTAGTATGGAAAAGGCTAGTCAGCTCTTAGAAACACTCAGTCCGGCTATCTATACAGACAGGCTGAAAGTCTTAAAAGAAGCGGCAGAGGGACTGAACTGTGTGGCTAAGAGCAGTGGTGCCGGTGGTGGCGACTGCGGGATTGCTCTCAGCTTTGATGTCGCATCTAGCAACCAACTGATTCAAGCCTGGCAAGAAGCTGGCATTGAGCTATTATACAGAGAAAGGATGGGCCATGATGAGCCAGAATCGTAA
- a CDS encoding serine hydrolase domain-containing protein encodes MTLEKIISKIQEQLKDYIYPGASLALYQAGRWQEFYFGLADPQEKKATQAGLVYDLASVSKVVGVGTLAAFLYEQGKLELDLPLQHYYPVFRREDVTLRQLLTHTSGLDPFIPNRDQLTAPELKAALNHLTVLEDKTFRYTDVNFLLLGFMLEEIYSQALDQIFQSQIFQPWGLAKTSFGPVPGAVPTVRGVKDGQVHDPKARVLGIHAGSAGLFSTLKDLEIFLEHYLQDDFAANLTQNFSKEPGKRRSLAWNLEDDWLDHTGYTGTFIMYNRKEQQAAIFLSNRTYEKDERAQWILDRNQLMDLIRIEL; translated from the coding sequence ATGACTCTAGAAAAAATCATCAGTAAAATCCAAGAACAGCTGAAAGACTATATCTATCCCGGTGCTAGTCTGGCCTTGTATCAAGCTGGCCGGTGGCAGGAATTCTACTTTGGTCTAGCTGATCCGCAAGAAAAAAAGGCTACTCAAGCTGGTTTGGTCTATGACTTGGCTAGCGTTAGCAAGGTGGTCGGAGTTGGTACTCTGGCAGCCTTTTTGTATGAGCAGGGCAAGCTGGAGCTGGATTTGCCCTTGCAGCATTACTATCCGGTCTTCCGTCGAGAAGATGTGACCTTGCGTCAGCTTTTGACCCACACATCTGGGCTGGATCCCTTTATTCCCAATCGTGACCAGCTGACAGCTCCCGAGTTGAAAGCAGCGCTTAATCATTTGACGGTGCTTGAAGATAAGACCTTTCGCTATACGGATGTGAATTTTCTGCTCTTGGGCTTTATGTTGGAAGAGATCTACAGTCAGGCCTTGGATCAGATTTTTCAAAGTCAGATTTTCCAGCCTTGGGGTTTGGCTAAGACTAGTTTTGGGCCAGTTCCAGGAGCTGTGCCGACCGTTCGCGGTGTCAAGGATGGTCAGGTTCATGACCCTAAGGCGCGTGTTCTAGGAATCCATGCTGGCAGTGCTGGCTTATTTTCCACTCTCAAGGATTTGGAAATATTTCTGGAGCATTATCTGCAGGATGACTTTGCGGCAAATCTGACCCAGAATTTTTCTAAAGAGCCGGGTAAAAGGCGCAGTTTAGCCTGGAATTTGGAGGACGATTGGCTGGATCACACTGGCTACACGGGAACCTTTATCATGTATAATCGCAAGGAGCAACAGGCGGCTATTTTCCTGTCCAACCGGACCTATGAAAAAGACGAGCGGGCTCAATGGATCTTGGATCGGAACCAGCTGATGGACCTGATAAGAATAGAACTTTAA